Proteins from one Gimesia maris genomic window:
- a CDS encoding sulfite exporter TauE/SafE family protein, which produces MMFSDPQLWFFVLAVIFLSAFIQGIIGFGYAIVAMAVLPLMLDFREANLLVALSIVLPVIWIFWAYRKHSNFKVLLGAIAGSLVGLPLGLLMFTVIDLDYLVRGTGLVILLIVIDGFFQKPVQTESGPQQASPIWSTFAGFCSGFLAGSTSIAGPPIVIYAIRQPWTQDQYKGFIFGFFILISITRVIGLSLMGLVTTPVILTSAIAIPFVITGMALGTLIGPRINPVIFKRCLLMLLAVSSLYMVIQGSADEKELKPELSARTTPSTSIAQ; this is translated from the coding sequence ATGATGTTTTCTGATCCACAGCTGTGGTTTTTTGTCCTGGCTGTCATTTTTCTGTCTGCATTCATCCAGGGAATTATCGGTTTTGGATATGCCATCGTCGCGATGGCGGTTCTTCCCTTAATGCTGGATTTTCGCGAAGCCAATCTCCTGGTTGCTTTGAGCATCGTATTACCCGTGATCTGGATCTTCTGGGCCTATCGGAAGCATTCGAATTTTAAAGTGCTGCTGGGAGCAATTGCTGGTTCCCTGGTAGGATTGCCTCTGGGGCTGCTGATGTTTACCGTGATTGACCTGGATTACCTGGTGCGTGGGACCGGACTGGTGATCCTGCTGATTGTGATCGATGGTTTTTTCCAGAAACCCGTTCAGACAGAATCCGGCCCCCAACAGGCCTCCCCAATCTGGAGTACGTTTGCCGGCTTCTGCAGCGGCTTCCTGGCCGGCTCAACCAGTATTGCCGGTCCACCGATTGTGATTTATGCCATCCGCCAACCCTGGACACAGGACCAATACAAGGGATTTATATTTGGGTTTTTCATCCTGATCTCGATCACACGTGTCATAGGTTTGTCGCTAATGGGACTGGTCACCACGCCTGTGATCCTGACATCCGCCATTGCGATTCCGTTTGTGATCACAGGCATGGCGCTGGGCACTTTGATCGGCCCCCGGATTAATCCTGTGATTTTCAAACGCTGCCTGCTGATGTTACTCGCAGTCAGTTCGCTGTATATGGTCATTCAGGGAAGCGCCGACGAGAAAGAGCTGAAACCAGAGTTGTCCGCTCGTACCACTCCCTCCACAAGCATTGCCCAGTAG
- a CDS encoding TIGR04282 family arsenosugar biosynthesis glycosyltransferase has translation MLPKQGAIAVFVKTPGYSPLKTRLAQSVGTVQAEQFHILSANAVAAVVHSVANQKSVTPFWAVAEPEAQQDSLWNQFKTMGQGAGGLGNRLAYVQQQLFEFSQFVIFLGADTPHLPVTLLNEAVEILSVESATPQFVIGPACDGGFYLFGSQIALDPAVWLNVPYSVEDTTRALREQIQDLGEIHLLPELSDVDTVQELPLVARQLTEGDDWLTEQLQVLEWIQEWEARSD, from the coding sequence ATGCTGCCAAAGCAAGGCGCCATCGCCGTCTTCGTAAAAACTCCCGGTTACTCTCCTTTAAAAACCAGGCTGGCGCAATCGGTCGGCACGGTGCAGGCGGAGCAGTTTCATATCCTTTCGGCAAACGCAGTCGCAGCGGTTGTGCACAGCGTCGCGAATCAGAAATCGGTCACTCCCTTCTGGGCGGTCGCCGAACCAGAAGCGCAGCAGGATTCGCTTTGGAATCAGTTTAAAACTATGGGACAGGGAGCCGGGGGCTTGGGTAACCGACTGGCATATGTACAACAGCAGTTGTTTGAATTCAGTCAGTTCGTCATTTTTCTGGGCGCGGATACGCCACATCTGCCTGTTACGTTGCTGAATGAAGCAGTTGAGATCCTGTCAGTGGAAAGTGCTACACCGCAGTTTGTAATCGGGCCTGCCTGCGATGGGGGCTTTTATCTGTTTGGAAGCCAGATTGCGCTTGATCCTGCTGTCTGGCTGAATGTGCCATACAGTGTCGAGGACACCACAAGGGCACTTCGGGAACAGATTCAGGATCTGGGTGAAATCCACCTGCTGCCTGAGTTGAGTGATGTGGACACCGTTCAGGAATTGCCGCTGGTGGCCCGGCAATTAACTGAAGGTGATGACTGGCTGACAGAACAACTGCAGGTTCTCGAGTGGATACAGGAATGGGAAGCACGGTCAGATTAG
- a CDS encoding hydroxyacid dehydrogenase: MSDVLVTENIQGVSMNRLIQEHDVEFDAYLWQNIDLLKQKIQNTRALIVRNQTKVDRELIDAAPELKIIARAGAGLDNVDTEYAHEKGIVVCFTPDANSLSVAELTIGLMLALMRKIPEARQDTLTGGWNRLKFTGTELYGKSFGLIGLGRIGSFTATRAKAFGMNILAADPFLKADAPQLKKLNATLLSLDDLLAESDVVSCHSPLTPDTRKMLTYQHFRKMKPDAFFINTSRGEVVDERGLTQALLEHKLAGAALDVRETEPPKQSPLNQMENVILTPHIAAFTVEAQDRVVDSVCEDVRLVLSGKKAINVFEP, encoded by the coding sequence ATGAGCGATGTTCTGGTAACAGAGAATATTCAAGGCGTGTCCATGAATCGTCTCATCCAGGAGCACGATGTCGAGTTCGATGCCTACCTGTGGCAGAATATCGATCTGCTCAAACAGAAAATTCAAAACACCAGAGCCTTGATCGTCAGAAATCAGACGAAAGTCGATCGCGAGTTGATCGATGCGGCTCCCGAGCTCAAAATCATCGCCCGGGCCGGCGCAGGTCTGGATAATGTCGACACAGAATATGCTCATGAAAAAGGGATCGTGGTCTGCTTTACTCCGGATGCCAATTCGCTCTCAGTAGCAGAACTCACTATCGGGCTGATGCTGGCATTGATGCGAAAAATTCCGGAAGCCCGTCAGGATACCCTGACAGGAGGCTGGAACCGACTTAAATTCACCGGCACTGAACTTTATGGCAAGTCATTCGGACTGATCGGCTTGGGACGCATTGGTTCTTTCACTGCGACACGCGCAAAAGCATTCGGAATGAACATCCTTGCCGCCGACCCGTTTCTCAAAGCGGATGCTCCACAGCTCAAAAAGCTCAATGCCACCCTGCTCTCCCTCGATGATCTGCTGGCTGAGTCAGATGTTGTTTCCTGCCACAGCCCGCTGACCCCCGATACACGCAAGATGCTGACTTATCAGCATTTCAGAAAGATGAAACCGGATGCCTTTTTCATCAACACCTCGCGCGGGGAAGTCGTCGATGAACGCGGACTGACCCAGGCATTGCTCGAGCATAAACTGGCAGGAGCAGCTTTGGATGTCCGGGAAACCGAGCCCCCCAAACAGAGCCCCTTGAACCAGATGGAAAATGTGATCTTAACCCCTCACATCGCGGCGTTTACTGTCGAAGCACAGGACCGAGTGGTCGATTCGGTCTGCGAAGACGTCCGGCTGGTGTTGAGTGGAAAAAAAGCAATCAATGTTTTTGAACCTTAG
- a CDS encoding TIGR04283 family arsenosugar biosynthesis glycosyltransferase: MSNVNQGSAACSISVIIPVLQGDSSWQELLADLRAFPETAEFLFISNGLAPPEFQDRLNSSGLNSRSHWHCTSRGRAIQMNYGAKYAQSDHLLFLHADSRLSDSAVQQLLKTLDSCPEAFLYFNLKFQDQSFLLMRLNSWGVYFRSHVLGVPFGDQGFCLPRSMFRELKGFNEEAAYGEDHLLVWAARRQGIRLKCTDADIETSARKYREQGWLKVTVRHLWLTARQAIPQFLLLIKDRILKCCQSKAPSPSS, from the coding sequence ATGAGTAACGTCAACCAGGGGAGCGCAGCCTGCTCGATTTCAGTCATTATTCCCGTATTACAGGGGGATAGCAGCTGGCAGGAATTACTGGCAGATCTGAGAGCTTTCCCGGAAACTGCCGAATTTCTATTTATTTCAAACGGATTGGCTCCACCTGAATTTCAAGATCGCCTCAATTCATCTGGATTAAACAGTCGCAGCCACTGGCATTGTACTTCCAGAGGCAGGGCGATTCAGATGAATTATGGAGCGAAATATGCTCAATCTGATCATCTGCTTTTTTTACACGCTGACTCACGATTAAGTGATTCAGCTGTGCAGCAACTGTTAAAAACTCTGGATTCCTGTCCGGAGGCCTTTCTCTATTTTAATCTCAAGTTTCAGGACCAGAGTTTTTTGTTAATGCGACTCAACTCCTGGGGCGTCTATTTCCGCTCGCATGTACTGGGGGTTCCCTTTGGCGACCAGGGATTCTGTTTGCCACGGTCTATGTTTCGCGAACTCAAAGGGTTTAATGAAGAGGCAGCCTATGGTGAAGATCATCTGCTGGTATGGGCGGCCAGGCGTCAGGGAATTCGTCTCAAGTGCACCGACGCAGACATCGAAACCAGTGCCCGGAAATATCGAGAGCAGGGCTGGCTGAAAGTGACAGTCAGACATCTCTGGCTGACGGCACGGCAGGCGATCCCGCAGTTTTTACTCCTGATAAAAGATCGAATTTTGAAATGCTGCCAAAGCAAGGCGCCATCGCCGTCTTCGTAA
- a CDS encoding MFS transporter, giving the protein MNEAMPSLVPEGTTKGTISEYNAITFSAFLIGGALGGILFGALSDRIGRKKTMSLTILFYSLFTCLSAFSQDWWQFAGFRFLVALGVGGEWAVASTLVAESFPPKARARVGSIFHASSVLGTYLAILAGAFIIGNESIQQYAEDAGYPSLPWRIGFALGVVPSFLIIWIRRSLKEPESWQNAQNAAKSDSSKQMGSILNLFSSPYLKSTCIGIILASIGFATFWGVHIYGKDAFLKTIESEYVAEFKANEPTVTQEEIEVYLDSIKATLKKWEMLGMFLTTTGGGLGLLAFGPLCEWLGRRWAFFLFHIGGLISTYLLFQLFNNSIVIGCFLPVFGFLTLGMHAGYAIYFPELYPTRLRSTGAGTCFNGGRILAAPILLLAGWMQSQKVGFTLAQTATILSLLYIVGAILPFFAKETRGSALME; this is encoded by the coding sequence ATGAACGAAGCCATGCCTTCACTGGTTCCTGAAGGGACAACAAAAGGAACCATTTCCGAATATAATGCCATCACCTTTAGTGCATTTCTGATTGGTGGGGCACTGGGTGGAATTTTATTTGGTGCACTCAGCGACCGGATTGGTCGTAAAAAAACAATGTCTCTCACAATTTTGTTTTATTCATTATTTACCTGTTTATCAGCATTTTCACAGGACTGGTGGCAATTTGCGGGGTTTCGTTTTCTGGTAGCGCTCGGGGTCGGAGGTGAGTGGGCAGTCGCGAGTACCCTCGTTGCCGAATCGTTTCCTCCCAAAGCTCGCGCTAGAGTCGGCAGTATTTTCCATGCATCCAGTGTTCTGGGAACCTATCTCGCGATTCTGGCGGGAGCATTTATTATCGGTAATGAGAGCATTCAGCAGTATGCTGAAGATGCAGGGTACCCTTCACTGCCCTGGCGTATCGGCTTTGCCCTGGGTGTCGTGCCCTCCTTTTTGATTATCTGGATTCGCCGCTCCTTAAAGGAACCAGAATCTTGGCAGAATGCACAAAACGCTGCTAAAAGCGACTCCAGCAAACAGATGGGAAGTATCCTCAATCTTTTCAGTTCGCCATACCTGAAGAGTACATGTATTGGAATCATATTGGCATCTATTGGGTTCGCGACTTTTTGGGGCGTTCACATTTATGGTAAGGATGCATTCTTGAAAACAATCGAGTCGGAATATGTTGCTGAATTCAAAGCAAATGAACCAACGGTCACACAAGAGGAGATTGAGGTATATCTGGATTCAATTAAGGCGACATTAAAAAAATGGGAAATGCTGGGGATGTTCTTAACGACAACCGGCGGGGGTTTAGGTCTATTAGCCTTTGGGCCACTTTGTGAATGGCTGGGACGAAGATGGGCGTTTTTTCTGTTTCATATTGGCGGGCTAATCAGCACGTATCTATTATTTCAGTTGTTCAATAATTCCATTGTGATCGGATGTTTCTTACCGGTGTTTGGTTTTCTGACGCTCGGTATGCATGCGGGATATGCCATTTACTTCCCCGAACTTTATCCAACCCGTCTCAGATCTACGGGCGCTGGTACCTGTTTCAATGGGGGCCGCATTTTAGCTGCCCCGATTCTGCTTCTTGCTGGCTGGATGCAAAGTCAAAAAGTAGGTTTCACATTAGCGCAAACGGCAACGATACTAAGCTTGCTCTACATCGTTGGTGCCATCCTGCCCTTCTTTGCGAAAGAGACCAGAGGCAGCGCTCTGATGGAATAA
- a CDS encoding threonine synthase, with amino-acid sequence MDNPFPEAQTFVTHLECGMHHDRYEADQLHGLSKSGKPLLVKYDLEALAQAVTKEELASRPATLWRYREFLPVRKSENIVSLGEVHTPLIPVPRLQGGKGTAWIKDEGRLPTGSFKARGLCMAVSMAKELGVSKVAMPTNGNAGAALAAYGTRAGMKSYIFCPDDTPEINVREIAAQGAQVWRVNGLINDCGKIVGQGKEQVGWFDFSTLKEPYRIEGKKTMGLELADQMGWEVPDVILYPTGGGTGLIGMWKAFNELKAMGWLKGKLPRMVAVQASGCAPMVKAYEAGEEHAELWQNAHTVAAGIRVPVAVGDFLILRAVRESNGFATAVDDELITAALDECSQKEGFLMCPEGAATYAAYKQELASGRISPDESAVLFNCATGLKYELPPANQSIDIHQPIDYSQFN; translated from the coding sequence AATCCATTTCCCGAAGCTCAAACGTTTGTCACGCATCTTGAGTGCGGAATGCACCATGATCGTTACGAAGCAGATCAGTTGCACGGTCTTTCCAAATCGGGAAAACCTCTGCTGGTTAAATATGACTTAGAGGCGCTCGCCCAGGCAGTCACAAAGGAAGAACTGGCCTCCCGCCCGGCAACTCTCTGGCGGTACCGCGAATTCCTGCCGGTACGCAAATCAGAAAATATTGTCAGCCTGGGAGAAGTTCACACTCCCCTGATCCCCGTTCCCCGTCTGCAGGGAGGCAAGGGCACAGCCTGGATTAAAGACGAGGGTCGCCTCCCCACGGGTTCCTTCAAAGCGCGTGGACTCTGTATGGCTGTCTCGATGGCGAAAGAACTGGGAGTCTCCAAAGTCGCGATGCCGACCAACGGCAATGCGGGCGCTGCGCTGGCCGCCTATGGAACCCGGGCCGGGATGAAGTCCTATATCTTCTGCCCGGACGATACACCGGAAATCAATGTGCGAGAAATCGCTGCCCAGGGAGCCCAGGTCTGGCGCGTGAATGGCCTGATCAATGACTGCGGCAAGATCGTCGGCCAGGGCAAAGAACAGGTGGGCTGGTTTGATTTTTCAACCCTGAAAGAACCTTATCGCATCGAAGGGAAAAAGACGATGGGACTGGAACTGGCCGACCAGATGGGCTGGGAGGTTCCCGACGTGATTTTATATCCGACCGGTGGCGGGACCGGACTGATCGGCATGTGGAAGGCGTTTAACGAACTCAAAGCCATGGGCTGGCTGAAAGGCAAACTGCCCCGCATGGTCGCCGTTCAGGCATCTGGCTGTGCTCCCATGGTCAAAGCCTACGAAGCCGGCGAAGAACACGCAGAGCTCTGGCAGAATGCCCACACGGTGGCAGCCGGGATTCGCGTCCCGGTTGCGGTAGGCGACTTTCTGATCTTGCGAGCCGTCCGGGAAAGTAATGGTTTCGCGACGGCCGTCGATGATGAACTGATCACCGCCGCTCTGGATGAATGCTCGCAGAAGGAAGGGTTCCTGATGTGTCCGGAAGGAGCAGCAACTTACGCCGCCTACAAACAGGAACTGGCCTCTGGCAGAATCAGCCCGGATGAGAGTGCTGTGCTGTTCAATTGTGCCACCGGTTTGAAATACGAACTCCCGCCAGCCAACCAGTCAATCGACATTCATCAGCCAATCGATTACTCTCAATTTAATTAA